In one window of Desulfonatronospira thiodismutans ASO3-1 DNA:
- a CDS encoding Rpn family recombination-promoting nuclease/putative transposase codes for MTFVLKVFFSREEFVRDFIQYYLPEEIKKHLDLTIIEIDMEGYLSEEFKEFYSDVVAKVYFNDRVHELELYFLFEHKSKPYRFTILQTLNYQVQKWMRLLVEGKLNQHLPIIVPVVIYNGYKSWNFSVQFEDLFQLPSEYYKDFIPQFRHILHDIGQMDEASFKTTTIMEIFHLLLKYIYYPELDTKIHEIYDLLEKLPDNDKLTDYLFIIVRYVMASGAIPEKRLLEHAKRFSGGEEMIGLAAREIEERVEQTRKPYWQKQAKVENSQEMLIKSLKMRFDLVRPSIKEQIRSIQDVDTLNDLFEMSFKCSSIEEFTDLLEKVAEN; via the coding sequence ATGACATTTGTTTTAAAAGTTTTTTTCAGCCGAGAGGAGTTTGTCCGGGACTTCATCCAGTACTATCTTCCTGAGGAAATCAAAAAACACCTGGACTTGACAATCATTGAGATTGATATGGAAGGTTATCTGTCTGAGGAATTTAAAGAGTTTTATTCAGACGTGGTAGCCAAGGTTTATTTCAATGACAGGGTTCACGAGCTGGAACTGTATTTCCTCTTTGAGCACAAAAGCAAGCCGTACAGGTTCACCATACTGCAGACCCTGAATTACCAAGTGCAGAAATGGATGCGGCTTTTAGTGGAGGGTAAACTCAACCAGCACTTGCCAATTATTGTTCCGGTGGTTATTTATAATGGCTATAAGAGTTGGAATTTCAGTGTTCAGTTTGAAGACCTTTTTCAGCTGCCATCTGAGTATTACAAGGATTTCATTCCCCAGTTCCGGCATATTCTGCACGATATCGGACAGATGGATGAAGCTTCATTCAAGACGACCACCATAATGGAGATATTTCATCTGCTCTTGAAATACATATATTATCCTGAGCTGGATACTAAAATCCATGAAATTTATGATCTTTTGGAAAAATTGCCTGATAACGATAAGCTGACTGATTACCTGTTCATTATTGTCAGATACGTTATGGCTTCTGGTGCTATTCCAGAGAAGAGACTTCTTGAGCATGCCAAACGTTTTTCAGGGGGTGAGGAAATGATAGGTTTAGCCGCACGAGAAATAGAGGAGCGGGTTGAACAAACAAGAAAGCCTTATTGGCAGAAGCAAGCCAAAGTGGAGAACTCTCAAGAAATGCTGATCAAATCCCTAAAAATGAGGTTCGATTTAGTAAGACCGAGTATCAAAGAGCAAATAAGGTCTATCCAAGATGTAGATACCCTGAACGATCTATTTGAGATGTCTTTCAAGTGCTCCTCTATAGAGGAATTCACCGACCTCCTAGAAAAGGTAGCAGAAAATTAA
- a CDS encoding Rpn family recombination-promoting nuclease/putative transposase: MSTKRNQAPHEGLFLKIFQNLDNARHFLKKHMSEELQKRFDLNTLRLEPTTYVDEKLKKHYSDLVFSVRLIGYKNQFAKIYLLFEHKSSPDPLTGVQVLKYMALQWLDLQEQHMLVDGKLPPIIPIVIYQGQEDDRNMCSSFHDLVEMPSESFKVYIPDFSFAFFNVRGIDEAKVREKILLKFYVEIIKYQNDPSVKEIPPRLVRGLIESLGHRTALEYIDIFFRYLVKSTGYLTQEDYKKALELLPEGGETIMETLADQWKQQGKEEEREAILLEKPIWERQAELKNAKETLIDVAGDFFGPLPNSLQDKINSIDSIDNLRTLTRKVYKTQSLEEFTELVNRATQH; encoded by the coding sequence ATGTCGACTAAAAGAAACCAAGCTCCACACGAAGGACTGTTCCTGAAGATATTCCAGAATCTGGATAACGCCAGGCACTTCCTGAAAAAACATATGTCTGAAGAACTCCAGAAACGCTTTGACCTGAATACTCTTCGACTGGAACCTACAACTTATGTGGACGAGAAGCTCAAGAAGCACTACTCGGACCTGGTTTTCAGCGTACGATTGATAGGTTATAAAAACCAGTTCGCTAAGATTTACCTGCTTTTTGAGCACAAAAGTTCTCCTGACCCTTTGACTGGGGTGCAGGTACTCAAGTACATGGCTCTTCAGTGGTTGGATCTCCAGGAGCAGCATATGCTTGTGGATGGCAAGCTTCCTCCGATTATTCCCATAGTCATCTACCAGGGCCAGGAGGACGATAGAAATATGTGCTCATCTTTTCATGACCTGGTGGAAATGCCCTCGGAGTCATTCAAAGTCTATATCCCGGACTTTTCCTTTGCCTTTTTTAATGTTCGTGGTATAGATGAGGCCAAGGTTCGAGAGAAGATCCTGCTCAAGTTCTATGTGGAGATAATAAAATACCAGAACGACCCCAGTGTAAAAGAGATCCCTCCAAGGCTTGTTCGGGGTCTGATTGAGTCCTTGGGTCACAGAACCGCCTTGGAGTACATTGATATTTTCTTTAGGTATCTTGTAAAAAGCACTGGGTATCTGACCCAGGAAGACTATAAAAAGGCTCTGGAATTACTTCCAGAAGGAGGTGAGACTATAATGGAAACTTTAGCTGATCAGTGGAAACAGCAGGGCAAGGAAGAGGAAAGGGAAGCAATATTGCTTGAGAAACCTATATGGGAGAGGCAGGCAGAGTTAAAAAACGCTAAAGAAACCCTCATAGATGTAGCTGGAGACTTCTTTGGCCCTTTACCGAATTCTCTCCAGGATAAAATCAACTCCATAGACTCCATTGATAACCTGCGGACCTTAACCAGAAAGGTTTACAAAACCCAATCCCTTGAAGAGTTTACTGAGCTTGTAAATCGGGCTACTCAACATTAA
- a CDS encoding BspA family leucine-rich repeat surface protein, translated as MSKGRELTAMLNEQLELGMDPLVKDFMGSRFDSAFFEEDEDVDPLGAQLYLTSWDDNVDFLDIQNLQNDPDFSGYFKSEAEFDVVYTVTAADDGSSLDADSVREEPANSVQFDFEPFPNDGATVRIDNFGSEDQLKTNVDIDDDKYVWDTPESDQIQIGFDWEEVPDSYLVYLRGVDEDLVDEVSSAIEAEDSTQKIINLIGQHEDFSTDWLKHELDQAGLSIQSIDVTPEEPELGQRFTVDVTLEELVGVETENLTVNLAIAGTEIDETIEVDSLQGAQASVTFEELVIDEAGEYAIEVTADADNADAVTSSSVIEITPEIRDDFALTAEQYDLTDTDLENLVNQEFEQEVAIADWYDIVDSYEEEGIALFDSLGMDPDGIRSAGVLRDGEQFYGTGESRAYFVRLGEVSGSFMVHDSTEVDGLPLNLGSWDVTNHVLVELDVDDPPAQISVDNIEIDPSSPSVGEDFTIDATVSEIAGVETEDLAVLLTIHDEDGRGVLGKYKYPGEIRGESIDVEFDTLDDGSSISLDDPGEYEVVVSAQAENADPDFDYDSTFFTVYEEGYSQLLIDYVEVNPSSSSVGEELTVNFGVSEIAGVETEDLEVILNIYDENGNMMGSNFTRPGELQDESIDVEFDTFIDGSSISLDDPGEYEVVVSAQAENADPDYDYDSTYFTVRSDSIPDTITVEKHELYEAASDGSFTVERHNTEYTFWKSDKNIDTSNITNMSELFAGTDFDEDIGHWDVSNVTDMSYMFYNAYNFNNGGSGSIDEWNVSKVTDMSGMFQNSNLRQDIGSWDVSSVEYMNWMFHDAEHFGHSMFNDTIGDWDVSNVQGMSGMFWGANVFDQDIGNWDVSNVEYMYAMFYQTIFDQDISDWDVSNVENMVWMFGHSDFYQDISGWSVPEISEEPQYFAYGSPLEGKEEWHPQWGGNPYLDDLVFTETTGSENSEHQIYEASELGMTFSYQEKLPLEEDLDLDAFVIQISDVEGNLENIGIDSADVDGAHLTLNFSDELNLEWNGEQYVMFSEDWELTAESLDDFGVAVDYEDGNISDQEDFNKKVDLQGIAQEFEELCVA; from the coding sequence ATGAGTAAAGGCAGAGAGCTAACAGCAATGCTTAATGAGCAGCTGGAGTTAGGGATGGATCCTTTGGTAAAAGATTTTATGGGTTCCAGGTTTGATAGCGCCTTTTTTGAGGAAGATGAAGATGTTGATCCTTTAGGAGCACAGCTATATTTGACCAGCTGGGATGATAATGTAGACTTCTTAGATATCCAGAACCTTCAAAACGACCCCGATTTTTCAGGGTATTTTAAAAGTGAGGCTGAGTTTGATGTCGTGTATACAGTAACGGCAGCTGATGATGGGAGTTCTTTAGACGCAGATAGTGTACGTGAGGAACCTGCTAATTCTGTCCAGTTTGATTTTGAACCTTTTCCTAATGATGGAGCAACTGTAAGAATTGATAATTTTGGTTCAGAAGATCAACTCAAGACTAATGTAGACATCGATGACGACAAGTATGTCTGGGATACTCCTGAGAGTGATCAAATCCAGATTGGTTTTGATTGGGAGGAGGTGCCCGATAGCTACCTGGTCTACTTAAGAGGAGTAGATGAAGATCTTGTAGATGAAGTGTCATCTGCAATAGAGGCTGAGGATTCTACTCAGAAGATAATCAATTTAATAGGACAACATGAAGATTTTTCAACTGACTGGCTAAAACATGAACTCGACCAGGCAGGACTCTCCATCCAGTCTATAGATGTAACCCCGGAAGAACCTGAGCTAGGCCAGAGATTCACAGTAGATGTAACCCTGGAAGAACTGGTAGGTGTTGAGACTGAAAATCTGACTGTTAACCTGGCGATAGCTGGTACTGAGATAGATGAGACCATAGAGGTAGACTCACTCCAGGGAGCGCAGGCTAGTGTTACCTTTGAAGAACTGGTGATAGATGAGGCTGGGGAGTATGCGATTGAGGTTACGGCGGATGCGGATAATGCTGATGCGGTCACTTCCAGTTCGGTGATCGAGATAACTCCAGAGATTCGTGATGATTTTGCACTTACAGCAGAGCAATACGATTTAACTGATACTGACCTGGAAAATTTGGTTAATCAAGAATTTGAGCAAGAAGTAGCCATTGCAGACTGGTATGATATAGTTGATAGTTACGAGGAGGAGGGTATCGCTTTATTTGATTCTCTTGGAATGGATCCTGACGGTATAAGAAGTGCAGGCGTTTTGCGGGACGGAGAGCAGTTTTATGGTACCGGAGAGTCCAGGGCATATTTTGTTCGATTGGGCGAGGTTTCCGGTAGCTTTATGGTTCACGACAGCACAGAAGTAGACGGGTTGCCTTTGAACTTAGGATCATGGGATGTGACAAATCATGTGCTTGTCGAGTTAGATGTTGACGATCCTCCTGCCCAAATATCTGTAGATAACATAGAGATAGATCCATCCAGTCCTTCAGTAGGCGAGGATTTTACAATTGATGCTACAGTTTCCGAGATCGCCGGTGTTGAGACCGAGGATTTGGCAGTTTTACTGACTATCCATGATGAAGATGGCAGGGGTGTGTTGGGTAAATATAAATATCCCGGAGAGATTCGGGGGGAAAGCATCGATGTGGAATTTGACACTTTAGATGACGGCAGTTCGATAAGTTTGGATGATCCCGGTGAGTATGAGGTCGTGGTAAGTGCTCAAGCTGAAAACGCTGATCCGGATTTTGATTATGATTCAACATTTTTTACTGTTTACGAGGAAGGATATTCCCAGCTATTAATTGATTATGTGGAGGTAAATCCGTCCTCTTCTTCAGTGGGTGAGGAACTTACAGTTAATTTTGGAGTTTCCGAGATCGCCGGGGTAGAGACCGAGGATTTGGAAGTTATTCTAAATATTTATGATGAGAATGGCAATATGATGGGTTCGAACTTTACAAGGCCCGGAGAACTACAGGATGAAAGCATCGATGTGGAATTTGATACTTTCATTGACGGCAGTTCGATAAGTTTGGATGATCCCGGTGAGTATGAGGTCGTGGTAAGTGCTCAAGCTGAAAACGCTGATCCGGATTATGATTATGATTCAACATATTTTACTGTTCGCTCGGACTCGATACCCGATACAATAACTGTTGAAAAGCACGAGCTTTATGAAGCTGCCTCTGACGGGTCATTTACTGTTGAAAGACACAATACAGAGTATACCTTTTGGAAATCTGATAAAAATATCGATACCTCCAATATTACAAACATGTCAGAGCTTTTCGCTGGTACGGATTTTGATGAAGACATAGGTCACTGGGATGTATCCAATGTCACGGACATGAGCTACATGTTTTATAATGCCTATAACTTCAACAATGGCGGCAGTGGAAGCATTGATGAATGGAATGTATCCAAGGTTACGGATATGAGCGGCATGTTCCAAAATTCTAACTTAAGGCAGGATATTGGAAGTTGGGATGTATCCAGTGTTGAGTATATGAACTGGATGTTTCATGATGCCGAGCATTTTGGTCATAGCATGTTTAACGATACAATCGGAGACTGGGATGTATCCAATGTTCAAGGGATGAGTGGTATGTTTTGGGGAGCTAACGTGTTCGATCAGGATATAGGAAACTGGGATGTATCCAATGTTGAATACATGTATGCTATGTTCTATCAAACTATATTTGATCAGGATATAAGCGACTGGGATGTGTCAAACGTGGAAAATATGGTGTGGATGTTTGGCCATAGCGATTTTTATCAGGATATTTCGGGCTGGTCCGTTCCTGAAATAAGTGAAGAACCACAATATTTTGCTTATGGATCACCTCTGGAGGGCAAAGAAGAGTGGCATCCGCAGTGGGGGGGAAACCCCTACCTGGACGATCTCGTATTCACTGAAACCACTGGCAGCGAAAATTCAGAGCACCAAATCTACGAAGCCAGCGAGCTGGGCATGACCTTCAGCTACCAGGAAAAGCTACCTCTGGAGGAGGATCTGGACCTGGATGCATTTGTTATTCAGATCAGCGATGTCGAAGGCAATCTGGAGAATATCGGTATAGACAGCGCTGACGTGGATGGTGCTCACCTCACCCTGAACTTCTCGGATGAGCTCAACCTGGAATGGAACGGCGAACAATACGTCATGTTCAGCGAAGATTGGGAACTGACCGCTGAGTCCTTGGATGATTTCGGAGTGGCTGTGGACTACGAGGATGGCAACATTTCGGATCAGGAGGACTTCAATAAGAAAGTTGATCTCCAGGGCATTGCCCAGGAGTTTGAAGAACTCTGCGTTGCATAG
- a CDS encoding PQQ-binding-like beta-propeller repeat protein: MSKGRELTAMLNEQLELGMDPLVKDFMGSRFDSAFFEEDEDVDPLGAQLYLTSWDDNVDFLDIQNLQNDPDFSGYFKSEAEFDVVYTVTAADDGSSLDADSVREEPANSVQFDFEPFPNDGATVRIDNFGSEDQLKTNVDIDDDKYVWDTPESDQIQIGFDWEETPDSYLVYLRGVDEDLVDEVSSAIEAGDSTQKIINLIGQHEDFSNDWLKHEPDQAELSIQSIDVTPEKPEPGEEFTVEVNIEELAGIETENLTVNLAISGTEIDETIEVDSLQGAQASVTFEELVIDEAGDYDFEVTVGADNASKIKQAKDFEITDDGPGDSFVTALDIGELGLGDSLSRQDFVGDDLSRHYYRFELVESAKVDIELLYDYADDGNLFMTLYDSTGVGGVIDVSETYDDNEYIQAELDAGMYYLEVETQGWDHENDYELNLDVLDMDGAYFTINPEAVELHKVWLFDGGAASSVSNLAVDHEGYVYSASLDDTLRKIDPGGNEVWSYDEHNDAVWAVAVDHEGYVYSTSRDKTVRKIDPDGNEIWSYDGHTDYVSGVAVDHEGYVYSTSLDRTVRKIDPDGNEIWSYDGHSTLISGLDVDHDGYVYSTSRHRDGSVHKIDPEGEKVWSYEKDDRAFYDISLAKDGYLYVGGWDYTGGFLSKLDLEGSKDWFLEPDYSNASINSIAVGENDFVYFFQRDLSFSYISKYDPGGSEVWSFKAEDIGIESSITSLVVGPDDLIYIGNNLGEVLKLTQKGNFEDQSVEMGATATFSALIENEGENSGRRDVTLSFVDPAIDWSAEQSLELDAGDSEMLSFVVDSGELGLELGEYELILNTGDETQAANLEVLDPVELSIQSIDIVTEGEVGSSVQVDAIVGHTGGAQEVVFTITQNGTVETVIVDLESDTPYVEDISGVFDNTSDFEPGAVDLEARVVEGAEVESDTKTFGLYEDEKNREFQWQWADTDKPPFDMIGHTIVDHDGLDPGTLGTGTGFMISPRHIMTNAHVLSEEDWHSDLSELNSVDFYLGRNGGTIESGDRFFKLTFLPYFAKFLSTQQPQAFMEVQHAQNSQIYTGQSAQRIPYCFQNSPAGTAH; encoded by the coding sequence ATGAGTAAAGGTAGAGAGCTTACAGCAATGCTTAATGAGCAGCTGGAGTTAGGGATGGATCCTTTGGTAAAAGATTTTATGGGTTCCAGGTTTGATAGCGCCTTTTTTGAGGAAGATGAAGATGTTGATCCTTTAGGAGCACAGCTATATTTGACCAGCTGGGATGATAATGTAGACTTCTTAGATATCCAGAACCTTCAAAACGACCCCGATTTTTCAGGGTATTTTAAAAGTGAGGCTGAGTTTGATGTCGTGTATACAGTAACGGCAGCTGATGATGGGAGTTCTTTAGACGCAGATAGTGTACGTGAGGAACCTGCTAATTCTGTCCAGTTTGATTTTGAACCTTTTCCTAATGATGGAGCAACTGTAAGAATTGATAATTTTGGTTCAGAAGATCAACTCAAGACTAATGTAGACATCGATGACGACAAGTATGTCTGGGATACTCCTGAGAGTGATCAAATCCAGATTGGTTTTGATTGGGAGGAGACACCTGATAGCTATCTGGTCTACTTAAGAGGGGTAGATGAAGATCTTGTAGATGAAGTGTCATCTGCAATAGAGGCTGGTGATTCTACTCAGAAGATAATCAATTTAATAGGACAACATGAAGATTTTTCAAATGACTGGCTAAAACATGAACCCGACCAGGCAGAACTATCCATCCAGTCTATTGATGTAACCCCGGAAAAGCCAGAGCCAGGAGAGGAATTCACAGTAGAAGTGAATATAGAAGAACTGGCAGGTATTGAGACTGAAAACTTGACTGTTAACCTGGCGATATCTGGTACTGAGATAGATGAGACCATAGAGGTAGACTCACTCCAGGGAGCGCAGGCTAGTGTTACCTTTGAAGAACTGGTGATAGATGAGGCTGGGGATTATGATTTTGAAGTGACCGTAGGGGCGGATAATGCTTCTAAGATAAAACAAGCTAAAGACTTTGAAATCACAGATGATGGACCAGGGGATAGCTTTGTGACTGCCTTGGATATAGGTGAGCTGGGCCTGGGAGATAGCTTGTCCAGACAAGATTTCGTAGGCGATGACCTGTCCAGGCATTATTACAGGTTTGAACTGGTAGAGTCTGCAAAAGTAGACATTGAGCTTTTATATGACTACGCTGACGATGGTAATCTGTTTATGACCCTTTACGATTCTACAGGTGTCGGCGGAGTAATAGATGTTTCCGAGACCTACGATGACAACGAGTATATCCAGGCGGAACTGGATGCAGGAATGTATTACCTGGAGGTCGAAACACAGGGATGGGATCATGAGAACGACTATGAGCTGAATCTGGATGTTCTTGATATGGATGGGGCATATTTCACTATTAATCCAGAAGCGGTTGAACTTCATAAGGTCTGGTTGTTTGACGGGGGGGCCGCTTCCAGTGTCAGCAACTTAGCCGTGGATCACGAGGGCTACGTCTATAGTGCTTCCCTCGATGACACTTTGCGAAAGATAGATCCCGGCGGCAATGAGGTCTGGAGTTACGATGAGCATAATGATGCTGTCTGGGCAGTAGCTGTGGACCATGAGGGCTACGTCTATAGTACTTCTAGGGATAAAACCGTGCGAAAGATAGATCCCGATGGCAATGAGATCTGGAGTTACGATGGGCATACTGATTATGTCAGTGGGGTAGCTGTGGACCATGAGGGCTATGTCTATAGCACTTCCTTGGATAGAACCGTGCGAAAGATAGATCCCGATGGCAATGAGATCTGGAGTTACGATGGGCATAGCACTCTCATCTCTGGTTTGGATGTTGACCATGACGGTTATGTATATAGTACTTCACGGCATAGAGATGGCAGCGTGCATAAGATCGATCCTGAGGGAGAAAAGGTCTGGTCCTACGAAAAAGACGATAGAGCGTTTTATGATATATCCTTGGCAAAGGATGGTTATCTTTATGTTGGAGGTTGGGACTATACAGGAGGTTTTTTGAGCAAGTTGGATCTTGAAGGCAGCAAAGATTGGTTTCTCGAGCCGGACTATAGTAACGCTAGCATCAACAGTATAGCAGTAGGTGAAAACGACTTTGTTTATTTTTTCCAAAGAGATCTATCTTTTTCATATATAAGCAAGTATGATCCAGGGGGCAGTGAGGTTTGGTCTTTTAAAGCAGAGGATATAGGAATAGAAAGCAGCATCACCAGTTTAGTTGTGGGGCCTGATGATCTTATCTATATTGGTAATAATTTAGGAGAAGTGCTCAAACTAACACAGAAAGGCAATTTTGAAGATCAAAGCGTAGAAATGGGAGCTACTGCCACATTCTCTGCCCTGATAGAGAATGAAGGCGAAAATTCAGGGAGAAGGGATGTCACCCTGTCTTTTGTAGACCCGGCCATAGACTGGAGTGCAGAGCAAAGCCTTGAGCTGGATGCAGGGGATTCCGAAATGCTCAGCTTTGTGGTGGATTCGGGAGAGCTGGGTTTGGAACTTGGCGAGTACGAGCTGATACTCAATACTGGGGACGAGACCCAGGCAGCCAATCTGGAAGTTCTAGATCCTGTAGAGCTTTCCATTCAATCCATAGACATAGTCACCGAAGGAGAGGTAGGTTCCAGTGTTCAGGTAGATGCCATAGTAGGGCATACAGGAGGGGCTCAAGAGGTTGTGTTTACAATTACCCAGAACGGTACCGTCGAGACTGTCATTGTAGACCTTGAGAGCGACACTCCTTATGTAGAAGATATCTCTGGTGTATTTGATAATACCAGCGACTTTGAACCAGGAGCTGTGGACTTAGAAGCAAGGGTGGTTGAAGGTGCAGAGGTAGAATCTGATACTAAGACTTTCGGCCTGTATGAAGACGAAAAAAACCGGGAATTCCAGTGGCAGTGGGCTGACACTGACAAGCCTCCTTTTGATATGATTGGGCATACCATTGTTGACCATGATGGGCTTGATCCAGGAACATTAGGCACTGGAACCGGCTTTATGATTAGCCCCAGACATATTATGACTAATGCCCACGTGTTGTCGGAAGAAGATTGGCATTCTGATTTGTCTGAACTGAACTCTGTTGATTTTTACTTGGGTCGAAATGGTGGAACAATAGAGAGTGGGGACAGGTTCTTTAAGTTGACTTTTCTACCCTATTTCGCTAAATTCCTTTCAACCCAGCAACCACAAGCCTTCATGGAGGTCCAACATGCCCAGAATAGCCAGATTTATACGGGACAATCAGCCCAGCGTATACCATATTGTTTCCAGAACAGCCCTGCAGGGACTGCCCATTAA
- a CDS encoding transposase, which translates to MPRIARFIRDNQPSVYHIVSRTALQGLPIKDKDNDFLLGLIKKFSQFYFVDVLGFALLGNHFHLVIRMYPESDPTDDEIKERLQKYYGDELNVTGVLISDYRKRLTNLGAYVKDIKQGFTRYFNKKYNRRGFFWGDRFKSMIVQDGLSLVNLLAYVDLNPIRAGIVKKPEDYRWCSLGYHTQTGNKDGLLSIDFGMKEWNEFDPKEIVRKYRQFVYETGAVDAGKGKVMDKKIVEKARKKGYKISRVERFRYRCRYFTDSGVIGGKDFVQEVFDQVKHLLGSKDERKFTPVGGVEGLYSMKRLGES; encoded by the coding sequence ATGCCCAGAATAGCCAGATTTATACGGGACAATCAGCCCAGCGTATACCATATTGTTTCCAGAACAGCCCTGCAGGGACTGCCCATTAAGGATAAAGACAATGACTTTCTGCTGGGCCTGATCAAAAAGTTCAGTCAATTCTACTTTGTTGATGTGCTGGGATTCGCACTTTTAGGCAACCACTTCCACCTGGTAATCCGCATGTATCCAGAGTCTGATCCTACGGATGATGAAATCAAGGAGAGGCTACAGAAATATTATGGAGATGAGCTTAATGTGACCGGGGTGCTTATATCCGACTACCGCAAGCGCCTGACCAACCTGGGGGCTTATGTGAAGGACATTAAGCAGGGATTTACCAGGTATTTCAATAAGAAGTATAACCGCAGAGGGTTTTTCTGGGGGGATAGATTCAAGAGTATGATTGTTCAGGACGGGTTAAGCCTGGTTAACCTTCTGGCTTATGTGGACCTCAATCCCATCCGGGCAGGTATTGTAAAGAAACCTGAGGATTACCGCTGGTGCTCTTTGGGCTACCATACCCAGACCGGGAACAAAGACGGCCTGCTGTCCATTGATTTTGGGATGAAGGAATGGAATGAGTTTGATCCCAAGGAGATTGTCCGCAAATACAGGCAGTTTGTTTATGAAACCGGCGCTGTGGATGCGGGGAAAGGCAAGGTCATGGACAAAAAGATCGTGGAAAAAGCCAGAAAGAAAGGCTACAAGATTTCCAGAGTAGAGCGTTTCAGGTACAGATGCCGGTATTTTACCGATTCTGGTGTTATCGGCGGCAAGGACTTTGTTCAGGAGGTCTTTGACCAGGTCAAGCACCTCCTGGGTTCCAAGGACGAGCGGAAATTTACTCCGGTTGGCGGTGTGGAGGGTTTGTATTCTATGAAAAGGTTAGGTGAATCTTGA
- a CDS encoding Rpn family recombination-promoting nuclease/putative transposase has product MATKRNQAPHEGLFLKIFQNLDNARHFLKNHMSEEIQKRFDLDTLRLEPTTYVDEKLKKHYSDLVFSVRLIGYKNQFAKIYLLFEHKSSPDPLTGVQVLKYMALQWLDLQEQHMLVDGKLPPIIPIVIYQGQEDDRNMCSSFHYLVEMPSESFKVYIPDFSFAFFNVRGMDEAKVQEKILLKFYVEIIKYQNDPSVKEIPPRLVRGLIESLGHRTALEYIDIFFRYLVKSTGFLTQEDYKKALELLPEGGEAIMETLADQWMEQGAQKERHRAEEWIKQEKDKWERQAELKATQETLIDAATEQYGPLSGMLHEKIKSIQSLENLRALNRKVIKTQSLEEFTELVNRAAQN; this is encoded by the coding sequence ATGGCGACTAAAAGAAATCAAGCTCCACACGAAGGATTATTCCTGAAGATTTTTCAGAATCTGGATAATGCCAGGCACTTCCTGAAAAACCATATGTCTGAAGAAATCCAGAAGCGCTTCGACTTGGATACCTTGCGACTGGAACCTACAACTTATGTGGACGAGAAACTGAAGAAGCACTATTCAGACCTGGTTTTCAGCGTACGATTGATAGGCTATAAAAATCAGTTCGCCAAGATTTACCTGCTCTTTGAGCACAAGAGTTCTCCTGACCCTCTGACTGGGGTGCAGGTACTCAAATACATGGCTCTTCAGTGGCTGGATCTCCAGGAACAGCACATGCTTGTGGATGGCAAGCTACCTCCGATTATTCCCATAGTCATCTACCAGGGCCAGGAGGACGACAGAAATATGTGCTCATCTTTTCATTACTTGGTGGAAATGCCTTCCGAGTCCTTCAAGGTCTATATCCCGGACTTTTCCTTTGCCTTTTTCAATGTTCGTGGTATGGATGAGGCCAAGGTTCAGGAAAAGATCCTGCTCAAGTTTTATGTAGAGATAATAAAATATCAGAACGACCCCAGTGTAAAGGAAATTCCTCCAAGGCTGGTACGGGGTCTGATTGAGTCCTTGGGCCACAGAACCGCCTTGGAGTACATCGATATTTTCTTTAGGTATCTTGTAAAAAGTACTGGGTTTCTGACCCAGGAAGACTATAAAAAGGCTCTGGAATTACTTCCAGAAGGAGGTGAGGCTATAATGGAAACTTTAGCTGATCAGTGGATGGAGCAGGGCGCTCAGAAAGAAAGGCACCGGGCTGAAGAGTGGATAAAGCAGGAAAAGGATAAATGGGAGAGGCAAGCCGAGCTCAAGGCTACTCAAGAAACCCTCATAGATGCCGCCACCGAGCAATACGGCCCTCTATCCGGTATGCTCCACGAGAAAATCAAGTCCATTCAATCTCTGGAGAACTTAAGAGCTCTAAACAGAAAAGTGATCAAAACCCAGTCCCTCGAAGAATTCACTGAGCTCGTAAACAGAGCAGCACAGAACTAA